GCCTTTATGATGGCAAAAAATGTGGAATGCACCAGGTGAATAGTGGATTGACTAGGTTATGTGGGCACGCACTAATTAATAAGGACGTTAGCACTGTATTAGGGGCGGTTTGTAACATCTTAAAACTAAGCgtggaaatttttaattatagaGGCAAATAGAGGCttggaaatatttgaacttTGACCTCATGTTCTaatattatgtgaaattttgtaaGATCATTGTTAATAGTTataaaagcttaaattattagataaagATATGGTTTAATATTTAGATATTCTATCAAGGTTAGATCCATGTGGATTGAAGAGTGCTTATTGAGTGGTTCCCAAGTGAAAATTCAtcctaaaaaaattgagaaattgactTCTTATCTGTGGGAACTTGGCTTATGGCCGAACAAGTCGTTTGATAAGAGATCTCAAGAATAAGCAAATATCAACTACACTAGAGATCACATTGAGATTAATTGGATCAACATGTAAAATGCACGCCCATTTATCTGTCTGATTAACAATGTGGTCACCTTCCATATTAACATGGCTACAGGTATTCCTTGCGATCGATATGGTCATGTGGGCTTCCCGACACCAATCGATAATGTTTAAATCAATCGCTTTCTTAATCTAAACCGAAAGGGTTTCCCTAAAATCGTCACCGATTGGTAACCATGGGGAGTTGTGGGACCGAAAATGAATATTATCAGATGCTTGATTTTCCTGATaacttttcctttattttaccTCGCGACAAGGCTGAAAAGGCCATCCGACGGCCATGGCAGCAAATTAAGGCGATAATATATAGACTAGGACATGCCAAATGGTCCCTTTTTGAGTTCTTGTGGGAACCTTCCATCAATTCAACGATAACAGCTGATTGATAGACCTAACTTTGTCCCCATCTCTCCATGATGGTCCATCATCTATCTATCAAACGCATTGAATCATAAGCATGAAATCCATCTATCCATCATTGCAACCAAAACGGGCGCTAAATGAAGTTTTTCACCGCTTCAAAAGCCtttatgcaaaaaaattttcatttagcTGAGCAGTAGCaaatgactttttcttttttctttgccaaagaaTGAGAGGGAATGACTCAAAACACCTACGGAAGGTGTGAGTTTTAGTTTCGTCGGAGCTGCATCTTGTGTGTGTGGGGAAGTATTTCTCAAGATCGTATGAAATTCGAATCAGCAGTCGGAGTAATTTTCTATTTCACCGTTTTCTCACCTTTTCGCGTTTTGCATTGCCAAGTGCCTCTGGGACATCTATTAAGCATACTTAAGGAGATGctcaattttcaaatcattgattgtgcATATCACGAGAACAATAAGTGATTAGAATTTATGATATTTCCTCATTTGATTTCTTAACAAGTGCTTCGGATGTGCTCCTCGACAAAATCTTTTTCAGTAAGTCTATAAGTGTTTATTCAATTAACGTCATTTGATGCAATTTAAAGCCATAAGCCATTGCGACCATTTTCCTTGTTGGAATTTCTCCTATACTGATATTACATGCATCAATTGCGAAAGTTCAAACATtccaaatccttcattattactcacattttcttaattaatatGGTGGCTACGGAGGTTAGACTACATAAGACCACAAGCAGGCATCTCCAAAGGGAGACCAAGAAAACAAGATTTTAATGGCTGTCGAGGTTTGATTAGCCTCCATCAGTGAGTATTCTTGTCCACATCATGACAGAGTCCCTTAGTCCAGAACTACTTTAAATGTGGCAAGTTGACGTTATTTGTGAGCGAGTTTTACGTTCTCCTCGGACATTAATCTTATCCATTATGTATTTAGTTTTTCGTGGATCGATGATCAATCGGTCAAGTTTCAAGTAATAAATGTCTCGGAGGTGACTATGAAATTAGTCATGTTTCATATCTGATTGTACATGAAGAGATGGTTAGCCCAGTAATAAATGAGTAATCTGTCCCGTATGAAATCACAGCTTCGATTTACTTCGGAGTGAACCTCTAACGGCTATTGCCATATTGCCTAGTTGCGGCATGTCTAGTGTGGAGGGATTTGCAAGCCCATTACATCACAGTGAGACTATGGTGATAGGTTTACCGACTTCGGATCTTCAAATCATAAAAAAGTACGGAATAGTATTGCTCATCTAAACATTTTGTAATGGTTGTGAGAACCTCATAGTAATGTCCAAAGAGAGTCACTAGCATTAGATTCCCACTCATCAATCTTATCCCAATaaggtaaaaagaaagaaagtgataGGGTACATAATTAGTTTTCTATTTGTTCAAGCTCAATGAAAGTCTTCCACTAAGATGTAGCAAAAGATTATAGGATTTGGAAAATCTCCAAATCATCTCTTCCTTCCTCATCACTAGGTCGAGAGATAAGTTCGCCTAAACATgtaaattatagaaaaaatattGTATGGTCTATAAATAATGTGGACCAAAGccatcttcatcattgattaCTAGATTTACAATGCGACTAACCTAATCAATTATTGAGATGATATTAATCTACATGGTCCAGcataaaggcatgaagaatgCAATAGAGTCCGTTCCCCAGTCATTACTAGACAGTCTTTGTCGAGCTCGAGTTCTTCGCCTTCATTCCCCTGGTCCCTAGCCTATCCCCCCTAGAAAATCCATATCTTATTTTGGTCCATCCCGTTACCTAATCGAGCCTCCCCCAGTTTAAAACCCCAGGAAAGGGATTGCCCGCAATCACAGCCAAAAGCCGAACCCCATGTGTGGTTCTAAATCGCAATCATTATCGAGACTCAGGCGTGGGGGGGATAAACCATCATAAATaaatgatgacgacgacgaaaAAACGGGTGGCCCCATCCCCAAGCTCATGATGCCCCCCATCTTATGTGGACGATCCGGCTCTTTTGCTGCGGCCATAATGTCGTGCCGGGGACCATCATGTCAGTTCCCATCACGcccgaaaccctaatttcctaaaaaaagaaTGTTTTTTCCCTTAAGGCGATACGTGTATGTCTTGGGACGACAGCAGCTGGATTCTCTCTCCAGGTCCTATGCTCTTAAAAGGGTCGACATGATTGCACTAACCACTCGCCCCCAACATCCGTTTTCTCCGATTCCGCGGACAGATCGCACTGTAGCAGCAAAGAGAAACGAGGGAGATCGTGTGTTAGATGGTGGTGGTCACATGGAGTTGCACTGTTCGGCAAAGTATCCTGTTGGCCAACTACGGGGGGAAGAAGATTCGTTTCTTTTCCGCGAAGTTGCTTCGTCGATTTCCTCGAACGTTTTCCAACGCGGATGCGGTAAGAGAGTTTCCCGAACGGTCTGATAGGTGTAGAGCGCAAGAGATTGAGCATCATCGACTGATTTGCCGGGGTTTTGGGCAAGAAATTTTTGCTCATCTAGACCGGCCAAAAATGGAAGTTGAAAAGGATTTTAATAGGATGGGGTGTATAAATGACTCAGTCCTCGAGGGCTGAGTACGAGAGCTCGATGTTTTGTATTTGTATATATGAGAGATCTTTCAATCGAATGAGCAAATTTAGATGTGGCGCTTTATGCTTCACAAGCCCAAACATTATCATCTTGTGCGATTTGATAATTTAATAATCATCAACAACTCTAAAAATTTAACTTTTTAGATAAAAACGTgacttattatttaaatattttaacactttGCCTTAAGAAGGCAAATAGGGAtctgaaaaattcaaactcaagcGTTTTAGTCCTGACACTATATGAGACTTGATGGGATTATtaccaattattttaaaaatttaagttattagatatatgcataatttattatttaaaaattctaacCATCATTGATAAACGATAGTTATGGATATTGGTCCCACAACATTTAACTTTTCCCTGATTTCAAATTTAGAACTCACAAATACTGATTTTCCAGACAGTAAAGCGCCAACACCATCGCTGGAACATGACATATGAAGTCCTATTACGAGACACTTTCCCAAATTAaggactcctttttttttttttttttttttttttttttgccatgttGCCTTGTCCAAATACATATAAACATCGTATATTGAACTTACTACATAGCCAAATTATCCTCCTCGGTACAAAGTACAAGTCCTAACACTATCATATTGCAGCTTTCAGTGAAATCCAAGTGGGCGTTTGgctttgttcaaaaaaaaaaaaaaaaaaaaggcgtttGGCTCCAGCTCCACTCTTAGTTCAGATCAAGCTGCTGCCCAAACCCTAAAGATTAGCTGCTAAACCTCTCCTGATCAATTCCCATTCCTAATTCAGGTCACAAGACGTGCGACCGTGAGTATACATTCAACCATCTGCAACGTTGGATGCCCTCGTCTTCTGCAGCAATTTTGCACGCTCGGCGATCCTTTACGCTGGCGGAGATCATGACCACTCCTCTTTTTCAGTTCCTTCTTTTGTCCTGGAGGGCAGCGCCTCTGTTTACCTGCATCGTCAGGTCAACCCTTCAGACATTCTTGGACACTTATAAGTTAACCAAAGCACAAGCGCCATGCATGCACGCGTGCATGCATGCAGAGGAATATGTGAGCTGTGAGGGACCTTTCATCTGAAAGCAACTAAGCAGCTTGACTTCGAATTTCACAATTCGGAGCACATGCAAACGTCTCGTCCGGTGTCGTCTCTGCGGGGGGATTggcattgagagagagagagagagagagcctctTTTGCTTTTCCCAGAGAATGTTGAAGTACAGGGGCATGGCTGCTTTATCTGATATCCTAGCTGGGCCACCAAGCAGAGAAATTGTTACCATAAAATGTGGGACAAAAATTATTGAGCAATGTTCTCCGAATGCGACGATAGCTACAGCCAACCAAATTGAAAGAATGTCCAGGAATAATTGtcctttttgtgaaattttcacaatattTTTATGTATGATTGATTTAGCAAAATCAGAGTTCTTGGGTACCCGGTGTATTGCTAACTATAGATTCGATGTTCTTTCGCATAGCATCAAAGTCATTATGCAATTCCTTCTCATGACCAGATTTAAAATGGTATTTCTACAAATTCCCGATACTAGGTCTTGATGCGGGGTACATTGGGATTGGATTTACATCTTTTagttaatttgaatttttttttttgggtttgacgttttatttctttattggtTTGACTTTagggattaaattaaaatacttgataattttgtttgattttcaggGAATATCAAATTAGATTATATCAGATTAGATTATAGATAGTATTTTCAGATTTTCCTAAGTTATCTCTACGTAGTTGTCTCCtagtttggtttttttatgGAAGGGCTTTTGGTTATAGATATTTCATTCGTGGCACTTGTAAATTCAGTTCATcaaaaatcagaaattattATTGAGAGTTCATCTCTGTGCGCTCCAATGGCACGTGATTATGAGTTGAGACTCGATGACAACAGCCATCTCGCTAACGAAGGTTAGGGGGCTTAGGCTTTGTGGATAGCTGTTCGTCATTTCAAAGCAGAACCTGGAGTGGGAACTTGGTGGGATGCATCAGACTAGGGACGCGATTGCAAATCGACTTGGTGTCCTAGAGCTAGAGAGAAACCCGAGTGGAGACAAAAAAGAGAGTAGaaatgtcaaaagatttaggactaaattgacagaaatacaatatatttatgacttttttttggtacttttccctcttGTACTTTTTCCTTGCTTGGTGTCTTAGAGCTAAAGAGAAGCGAGTGGGGACAACAAAGTGGCACCGCGGTAAAATTGAGCCCGGGGCCAACAATTGGTAGACCTCTTACAATGGATCGTGATCACAAATGAACTTTTGAATTCTTAGATTACGGTGAAGATTGCCGTCACAACAATCACCTCAAAGTTCCTTTTTGAAATTGTTAGTTGAATATTAAGAAATTTGTTTTAGCTATAGATGAATTCTTTTATTACATGTATATGCTGGAAATCGGCAAAGCAAACTTAATTTGTAGCAGATCGAAAGTAGATGTGTTCTATGGTAGGATTTGTTGCATATAAGTATACACTATTATGGAAATAAGTTTATCTCTTTTTAAAGATAACATAAAATTGAGACATCTCTCTCTACGCGCCTTGTACGTTCACGCTTCAATCCGTTTCTACTATGTCGAGAATTGGTGACCATAGGTTCACAAGACAATAAAATTCGGTCATTCATCGAAAACATTTGAAACGTTTGTGGGATTTGATATTTTGCGtagaaaatattacaaaatgCGTTTGAATACGATTGGTCAAAATGAGACTTCATGGCGTAGAGACAACCCTACACGTAGACCAGCGTTGCTGAGCGGTGAACTGACTAGATGTTTGGGTAAGAGGGGAGGCGGATGGTCCACCGGACCGTCATTGCTGGCCGACGGTCGGTGACCGGACGGGAACGGCAGGCGGAGCTCCCGGAACATGTTGCAACATCTGCTGGATCATGGGCCGGAGGATCCGATTTGGGTCGGGCCTGAAAGAGGGGAGGGCCCATGGGAGAGTGAAGGCAGGGGCTCTGCCAGTTGGACATCACTGATTCTGTGGTTGAACATCTTCCTTTCTTTATCCTCTCCTCTTATTCTCATTTTGTTACTCCATCTTTATGCAGTTACCCCAACTATACAGAACGTATATGTGTGTTTATGTGTATGTATATATCTACTTCACACTACACTCACAAAATTCGACCTGACACAACACGACGCAATGATATAATTTCATCTCGTTACTGAATTTTAAAGTTCAAATTTGTTTTAATCCTATTTAAATGACATGATATAtagaattaataccacaaaaaatccaaaatagtacatgtgacaaatttatctcaaattgattttttgatttccgaaaatcataaattggtacaactatcacaaatttatctaaaattaactTTTCGatcactaaaaatctcaaatttgtatatttataacaatttagtttatgttaaattatattaataccatgaaaaatcataatttgGTATTGATAAACGAAGaataaaactctaaattggtacacccaTCAATTGTCATATGTCATTCAACTCagcaatttgatggtaaaatttaataaaaacaaacgggggataaatttatcacaaatatactgatttgaatttttggtgatcaaaataaattaatttggagtaaatttgcgATGGGATATATCAGTTTGGGACTTTCGTAATATTAACTCTAATATATATGTACGACACGACgtgaaattacaatttcatcCCGAATTATAGCATTCGAGTTTTCCTAATCCTATTCAGGTAACATAATATGTATGTTGTGGACCGACAGCTAGGCGCATGGGAATTGCTACGTGTTCCTCAACGCCAGTCCTCTCACCTCCCCACTCCATCAACGTGGCCGCTCCTCTGCGCATTCGCCGATCGCATCGGACTTCATAAATTCACTTTCCGGCGAAGAAGAGTTCGCAAActtgagagaagagagagagagagagatggctgGAGAGAACTACTGGAGGAGAGCGGCGGACACGCACAAGGTGAGGGTGGGCGACACGGCCGACGCCTGGAGGCGGCCGAGCGGCAAGAGCTTCCCGTACAACACGACCACCATGCTCGTCGGCGGCTTGCTCCTGGTCTCCGCCGTTGGACTCTACACGGTCTATGCCAACCGGAGGCACAAGGCTCGCGAAGTGGTGAGGGTGGCTGATCGTGTCGCCGAGAggccgccgcctccgccaccaccgccgccggctGATGCTCACCCACGAAAGTGAAAGAAATTCTAGCGAATACAAGCTTGTATTTAACGGAGCCGTGACTGTATATTTGCGCGTCAAGAAGGATATATACTCGATAAAGAAATAAGATCTTCATATAACTTCGCTTTGTTTATTTCCTGAAATTTATGTAGACATGTGCTATTCATTAAACTCAAAGCTTATTGCTCGAATACGAGCCTAAGTTTCTTCAtgacaaacaaagaaaacataAGGCATGGAGAAATGTCGTGCAGCAGACACAGGAGCGAACTATTTCTCAGTTGTATCCAAATAACTCGAATTTGTGTCATAATCTGAAaaacagtttttctttttaacaaataaaagaattagtatcatgaaaaatttatattgatatattagttaaaaattacctcaaattaattcttttattacaaaaaaatttaaatttgtgatgaatttataaattaattttttgataattaaaaacttcaaagcgatatatttataataaatttacattaatatcaagaaaaaaaatcaatacatacgataaataaagagtaaaattttaaaaaatcacaaattaatacatacgataaaaataaagagtaaaattctaaaaatcataaattgatacatacgataaataaaaagtaaaattctaaattaataagTATAAggataaaattccaaattaatacaCTCAACAATTATCACATGTCagataaaaagtaaaattctaaattaataagTATAaggataaaatttcaaattaatacactCGACAATTATCGACAATTATCACATGTCAGTAATTTGTGTGTGTCGGTAATTTGAccataaaatttaacaaaaaataataaatggtgAATTTATCttcaagtatatcaatttgggttttatttggggaaaattgttattgatgatagtttggggtttttcatgaaattagataaaaataaataaataaattacttatGTAGACGTAATAAAACTGCCTCCAAGCAGGCGCCTTCATCTCGTTGACTGAACTacagaccaaaaaaagaaaagaaaaaaatctcattgaCTGAACTTGAATAGTATTTCCTCAACAAATACCACTCGCGGGAGAAGCACGTGTCATCATGGCTCACGTCCATGAAGCAGCAGTCTCAATTGTTCGGCCTGCTCCACCAGGATTTATGCTTCTTATTTTAGGAGATAGGATAGTCCAGGAATACCTTGCCCTCGGCTTTGCAATGGTGGATCCGTAATGTTATTaccaaaacaattaaaaacatTGCATTCACTTCACAGGATATTTTGCAATAAAATAACGACACGGATTGAGCATTTACATGCAACTTTGGGCCTCCAAAAGGGGTGTGCAGCCCAGTCCAATTTGAGAGCTGGACCGGACAATTCTAGAAGATTTCTTGAGTAATTTGTTCAATTCTTGATAATAACTGATCTAGCTCCGCAATCTATGTAAGGAACCGTCCGCccaaattacttaattatttttttctgaagTAAACCCTATATTGGTAATGTATGtttcaattttcattgaaaTGAAGTAATGACTGTCGTATGTAATATATATAAGTAAACCCTATGCATTCCTCCATAATTTTGTTTgtccatatatatttattatttaacatATGTTGATGTGATGGCATGTAATAAAGTAATGACTACGAAATTCAGTGAAAGATTAGTCGATCATCAATTAGCGTCAAACCCCCGATCATGTAAACatttatttgacaaataaactaaacataatgctcttatttttcttttaatattggAAGACTCCACTTATCATGTAAGCatttatttgacaaataaaCCAAACATAAtgctcttatttttcttttaatattggAAGACTCCACATGTAAGGAATAGaagaaacaaaaccaaaagagGACTCCTCAGTTTCAAAATTAACTTGGATCGGGTTGGCTGATTTCTAGTTCTACAAATGAGTAAACAATTCGATTCTAGGTTGCAAGGTAGAACCAATCACCCCAACTCCAAAGACCCCTAAGCCAAATATTTGGTGT
This genomic stretch from Eucalyptus grandis isolate ANBG69807.140 chromosome 3, ASM1654582v1, whole genome shotgun sequence harbors:
- the LOC104439428 gene encoding uncharacterized protein LOC104439428; this translates as MAGENYWRRAADTHKVRVGDTADAWRRPSGKSFPYNTTTMLVGGLLLVSAVGLYTVYANRRHKAREVVRVADRVAERPPPPPPPPPADAHPRK